In Mycolicibacterium phocaicum, one DNA window encodes the following:
- a CDS encoding AraC family transcriptional regulator, translated as MSVIRGSALTSFHELVAELGGDSDAFLAAANIASGDVGRHDRFISLPSGAQALEFAAVALRTPDFGRRLALRQNIDILGPVGLAARNAETVADAFVIFDKFMAAYSPAIGARITVPVGTDLRRFEFEYLLDPAPPQAQAIELSLGVTLQVLRLFLGPDYRPISVHLPHSARTPADEYQSYFGCAPSFGEPVAGFTLRAADLERPLRTDRIAHQTAMAYLISTIGESEPATTQLVRTLVRQLLPGGAVGLQDIARHVGLHPKTLQRRLSAEGATFGDLVDQTRRDTAQRLLLDTELTLDQLCRNLGYAEQSVLTRSCKRWFGTTPTAYRNGRR; from the coding sequence ATGTCGGTGATCCGGGGCTCGGCGCTCACCAGCTTCCATGAGTTGGTTGCTGAACTCGGCGGTGACAGTGACGCGTTCCTGGCGGCGGCGAACATCGCGAGCGGGGACGTCGGCCGTCACGATCGGTTCATCTCCCTGCCCAGCGGTGCGCAGGCGCTCGAGTTCGCGGCTGTGGCACTGCGCACTCCCGACTTCGGGCGTCGACTTGCGTTGCGCCAGAACATCGACATCCTCGGCCCGGTCGGTCTGGCGGCGCGCAACGCCGAAACGGTCGCCGATGCCTTCGTCATCTTCGACAAGTTCATGGCCGCGTACAGCCCGGCGATCGGTGCCCGCATCACTGTCCCCGTCGGTACGGACCTGCGCCGCTTCGAGTTCGAGTACCTCCTGGACCCGGCGCCGCCGCAGGCACAGGCCATCGAGCTCTCGCTCGGTGTCACGCTGCAGGTGTTGCGACTGTTCCTCGGCCCGGACTACCGCCCGATATCGGTGCACCTGCCGCACTCGGCACGTACCCCGGCCGACGAGTACCAGTCCTACTTCGGCTGCGCACCATCGTTCGGTGAACCGGTCGCCGGGTTCACGCTGCGCGCCGCCGACCTGGAGCGACCGTTGCGCACCGACCGGATTGCGCATCAGACGGCCATGGCCTACCTCATCAGTACCATCGGTGAATCCGAGCCTGCCACAACCCAATTGGTCCGCACCTTGGTTCGTCAGTTGCTACCCGGTGGCGCCGTGGGGCTGCAGGACATTGCCCGCCACGTCGGGCTGCATCCGAAGACGCTGCAGCGGCGGCTGTCGGCCGAGGGCGCGACGTTCGGCGACCTGGTCGACCAGACCCGCCGGGACACCGCACAGCGGCTACTGCTCGATACCGAGCTGACCCTCGACCAGCTCTGCCGCAATCTCGGCTATGCCGAGCAGAGCGTGCTCACCCGGTCGTGCAAACGGTGGTTCGGCACCACCCCCACGGCCTACCGGAACGGTCGGCGCTGA
- a CDS encoding DUF1254 domain-containing protein, with protein MSAADILPWCGTLSIAVAALVILAGPAGRRAYHAESETASRRCPLQQLMRTSPTDAMYVDRFLDVNTEPWVLTLPDSADRGYLFQVLSGRADVFDDADEHVAWTTPQTYAITGPSWNGELPTNVTEHRSLAPIIWLLGRVECTSTAQDRAAAQELLDRISLVPLSAYVTQFVSD; from the coding sequence ATGTCAGCAGCCGACATCCTGCCGTGGTGCGGCACGTTGTCCATCGCCGTCGCCGCACTGGTGATCCTGGCCGGACCGGCAGGACGCCGTGCCTACCACGCCGAGAGCGAGACCGCCTCCAGGCGCTGCCCGCTTCAGCAGCTCATGCGCACGAGCCCAACCGACGCCATGTACGTCGACCGCTTCCTTGACGTGAACACCGAGCCCTGGGTACTGACCCTGCCGGACTCCGCCGACCGCGGCTATCTGTTCCAGGTGCTCTCCGGCCGCGCCGATGTCTTCGACGACGCCGACGAGCACGTCGCCTGGACCACGCCGCAGACGTATGCCATCACGGGCCCGAGCTGGAATGGCGAACTGCCCACCAATGTCACCGAACACCGTTCACTCGCGCCGATCATCTGGCTGCTGGGCCGTGTCGAGTGCACGAGCACGGCCCAGGACCGCGCCGCGGCGCAAGAGCTACTGGACCGGATCTCGCTGGTTCCGTTGAGTGCCTACGTAACTCAGTTCGTGTCCGACTAG
- a CDS encoding DUF4185 domain-containing protein: protein MSAARYIGRVGRLAVALGIGTAIASGQGAAWADQTDTGASTGPAAASATGETAGASGTSGSPAKPRRDKPRPKKDDDKTGTPAAGTTDDSASDPKAETPPDPKTDKPAKAPGKGRDRANQPKNNNANDAAPAAAGPKTPKRPRVTPDPTAAVKPVAGRQTATAPKPVSVAAVAPTVMKVTASAVTASPTPVAATTNLLTPNVTAPTAKALNPVAAVMKAVSGALNWAFNPMGSPAQPTLAWTVLAFARKEIDNLLTAIKPQNVVSALTTTGQVLSNPMAALTTIMNPRPAWPTPGLQLSPSTSFVDWVTGNFAPNDTYSRFGVWGTDVGTAWDNGIADDPSTPINEHQVLMAFGDTFSGPNMTGNWLNNILFRSSDANLADGISIPAGQWFNGNMFGGTPLSSPTTARQIILPAKLPAGLPSGVTLIPTSGISVPTPGTQFGATQYLSFMSVKQWGAPGQWTTNYSAMAYSTDNGENWTIAPQSVRQNWGGNANFQQAALVRPGDGYVYSYGTPNGRGGAAYISRVAEADILDASKYEYYNKGSAGGWFGIGAIKQGWYKDPSKAGVVFGRDTGACGIGKPGNQVSEMSVQYNPTLGKYVTLYGDQFNNIVLRTADRPEGTWSAATVLMPQQNGGIYAPMMQPWSPSTLGTGTDLYWNLSLWSEYNVMLMKTDLTKL from the coding sequence ATGAGCGCCGCACGCTACATCGGCCGGGTCGGCAGGCTCGCCGTCGCACTCGGCATCGGCACCGCGATCGCGTCTGGGCAGGGCGCCGCGTGGGCCGACCAGACCGACACCGGAGCGTCCACAGGCCCAGCAGCGGCGTCCGCGACAGGCGAAACCGCCGGGGCGTCCGGCACGTCAGGGAGCCCCGCCAAACCGCGTCGCGACAAACCGCGGCCCAAGAAGGACGACGACAAGACCGGGACGCCGGCCGCGGGCACCACCGACGACAGCGCGTCCGATCCCAAGGCCGAGACCCCGCCCGACCCCAAGACCGACAAACCGGCCAAGGCGCCCGGCAAGGGCCGTGATCGCGCGAACCAGCCGAAGAACAACAACGCCAACGACGCCGCACCGGCCGCCGCGGGCCCGAAAACCCCGAAACGCCCACGGGTGACCCCGGACCCGACCGCCGCAGTCAAGCCGGTCGCCGGCCGGCAGACCGCGACGGCGCCCAAGCCGGTCAGCGTCGCCGCCGTCGCACCGACGGTCATGAAGGTCACCGCCAGCGCCGTGACGGCGTCGCCGACACCCGTTGCCGCGACGACGAACCTGCTCACCCCGAACGTCACTGCACCCACCGCCAAGGCGCTGAACCCGGTGGCGGCTGTGATGAAAGCCGTGTCCGGCGCGCTGAATTGGGCGTTCAACCCGATGGGGAGTCCCGCCCAGCCCACGCTGGCGTGGACGGTCCTGGCCTTTGCCCGCAAGGAGATCGACAACCTTCTGACGGCCATCAAGCCGCAGAACGTCGTCAGCGCACTCACCACCACCGGCCAGGTGCTGAGCAACCCCATGGCCGCGCTCACCACGATCATGAACCCCCGGCCGGCCTGGCCCACGCCGGGTCTACAGCTCAGTCCATCAACGAGTTTCGTCGACTGGGTGACAGGCAACTTCGCCCCCAACGACACCTACTCGCGGTTCGGCGTGTGGGGCACCGATGTCGGCACCGCGTGGGACAACGGAATCGCCGACGATCCCAGCACCCCGATCAACGAGCACCAGGTGCTGATGGCATTCGGCGACACCTTCAGCGGCCCCAACATGACCGGCAACTGGCTGAACAACATCCTGTTCCGCTCGTCGGATGCCAATCTCGCCGACGGCATTTCGATCCCGGCCGGCCAGTGGTTCAACGGCAACATGTTCGGCGGTACCCCGCTGTCGTCGCCGACGACGGCACGCCAGATCATCCTGCCCGCCAAGCTCCCCGCGGGCCTGCCGTCCGGAGTGACGCTGATCCCGACGTCGGGCATCTCGGTGCCGACACCCGGTACCCAGTTCGGCGCCACCCAGTACCTGAGTTTCATGTCGGTCAAGCAGTGGGGCGCCCCCGGCCAGTGGACGACGAACTATTCGGCGATGGCGTACTCGACCGACAACGGCGAGAACTGGACCATCGCACCGCAGAGCGTCCGCCAGAACTGGGGCGGCAACGCCAATTTCCAGCAGGCGGCCCTGGTTCGCCCCGGCGATGGCTACGTCTACTCGTACGGCACCCCGAATGGGCGTGGCGGCGCCGCGTACATCTCGCGGGTAGCCGAGGCCGACATCCTCGACGCGTCCAAATACGAGTACTACAACAAGGGCAGTGCGGGTGGCTGGTTCGGCATCGGCGCGATCAAACAGGGCTGGTACAAGGATCCGTCGAAGGCCGGCGTGGTGTTCGGCAGGGACACCGGGGCGTGCGGTATCGGCAAGCCCGGCAACCAGGTCAGCGAGATGTCGGTGCAGTACAACCCGACTTTGGGCAAGTACGTGACGCTCTACGGCGACCAGTTCAACAACATCGTGCTGCGCACCGCCGACAGGCCCGAAGGCACGTGGTCCGCCGCCACCGTGCTGATGCCGCAGCAGAACGGCGGCATCTACGCCCCCATGATGCAGCCCTGGTCGCCGTCAACCCTGGGCACCGGTACCGATCTGTACTGGAACCTGTCATTGTGGAGTGAGTACAACGTCATGCTGATGAAGACCGACCTCACGAAGTTGTAG